Genomic segment of Candidatus Eisenbacteria bacterium:
CCGGGCTCAGGGGCCTGGTGCGCGAATTCAACTCCATCTGCGCCGACCTCCAAACCGCACGCTGCGATCTGAAAATGGGGATCCTCGGCGAGTCGTCCTTCGGCGACCGGATCCTGGAGCTCTTCGTTCGCGCGGACAGCATCACCACGCTTCTCGATGGTCGCTCGCCGGCGCCCCGGCAGATCGGGCCGGCATTCGCCCTCGAGTGGGGCTTGAAGTACCTGAGGGAGTCGTTACGGGAGAACTACGAGGGGATTGTCGAGGGGAACGGATACCGTTTCGTCACGGCCGACCTCGCGCTCAAGGCGGCGGAGGCGTGGCAGGGGCGGCTCCTCCAGCCGGCCTTCTCCCTACGGTAGAAGGCAAGTGGAGCTGGCGGGGATCGAACCCGCTACCTCTTGACTGCCAGTCAAGCGCTCTCCCAATTGAGCTACAGCCCCATCCTTTTGTCGCCGAGCCAACAAAGCTAATGGCAGAGGCCGATCCCGTCAATTGGGTTCCGGACACGGAGAGTCCATGCGGATGCTGATGTTGACCCGAGATCCCGCGGAAGCGAGACTTCCAGCGTGAACGATCCCCACCCGTTTACCGAGCGGAACTACCACTTCAGCGGCGTCGGCGGGAGCGGGATGGCCCCCATGGCCCAGCTCACGGCGCTGCTCGGCGCCCGCGTCACCGGGTCCGACCGGAATTTCGACCGCGGCCTCACGCTCCCCGTGTTCGACGCCCTTGCCGAGGCGGGCGTCACCCTCGTGCCCCAGGACGGCTCCGGCGTGGTGCCAGGCCTGGACGCGCTCATCCACTCCAGTGCGGTGGAGCAGAGCAATCCCGATTTTGCCCGCGCCCAAGCGCTCGGGATCACGCGGATCAGGCGCGGGTCGTTTCTCGCAAAGCTGGCGGCGGAGCGCCGGGCGATCGCGATCGCGGGCACGAGCGGCAAGTCCACCGTGACCGCGATGGTCGCCCACATCCTCGTGGACGCGGGTTTTGATCCCTCGTTTCTGGGCGGCGGGGCCGCCGCGAGCCTGGACGGGGCCTTCCCACCGGGAAGCCTTCGCGTGGGCGGGAGCGATTGGTTTGTCGTCGAAACCGACGAAAGCGACGGCAGCGTCGCCGAATTCTCCCCCGCGATCGCGACCCTCACCAATCTGACGCGCGACCACAAGGAAATGGATGTCACGACCGGGCTCTTCGCTCGCCTTCTGGAGCAGACCCGCGAGCGGGCGGTCCTCCACGTCGGCGATCCCGCGCTCGCCGCGGTTCCACGCCCAGACCGCCTCCCCTTCCTCACCGTCGCGGTCGAAGGGGATCCGGTCTGGATCCACGCGGATCTGGTGGCGCGCTCCGTGCGGCTCGAGCCGGGCGCCGTGTGGTTCGAGATCGGCGGCACGGAGATCAATGTTCCTTTCCCAGGAATCCTCACCGTCCAGAACGCGGCCCTCGCGATCGCGACCGCCCACGCGGCGGGGATCTCGGTCGGGCGTGCCGCGCGGTCTCTCGAAAGCTTCGCCGGAGTCCGGCGGAGACTGGAGCGGATCGGCTCCGCGGACGGAATCGAAGTCTTCGACGACTTCGCGCACAACCCGGTGAAGATCCGCATGGCGATCGAGGCGCTTCGGCCGCGGGGGGCGCTATGGATCTTCTATCAACCCCACGGGTACGGCCCCACCCGCTTTTTCCGGGACGAGCTGATCGAGACATTCCGGGAGGCTCTGCGCCCCGAGGACCGTCTCCTCCTCGCGCCCATCTACGACGCCGGCGGCACCGCGGATCGCACGATTCGCTCCGAGCACATCGCGGATCCCCTGGCGGACGCTGGAATCTCCGCGAGGGTGGTCTCCACACGCGACGAGGCGGCCCGCCAGATCGTCGCCGGAACGAGGCGGGGCGACCGGGTCGTCGTCATGGGCGCCCGGGACGACACGCTCCCCTCCTTTGCGCGTGCCATCCAAGTCGCGCTTGCGGCGCGCACCGGCGAGCCTGCGGCCGGACGCACCCAGCGCTAGGCGACGCCTCTAGCCCACGAGCTCCGCGATCGATTTTGCCTGGAGGAAGAGTCCGAGGTAATCCCGGCCCCCGGCCTTGGAGTCGGTGCCGCTCATGTTGAAGCCGCCGAAGGGATGGATTCCGACCAGGGCGCCGGTGCACTTCCGGTTCAAATAGAGATTGCCGACGTGAAGCCGCCGCTTCGCCTCGAGAAGGAGGG
This window contains:
- a CDS encoding UDP-N-acetylmuramate--alanine ligase, which encodes MNDPHPFTERNYHFSGVGGSGMAPMAQLTALLGARVTGSDRNFDRGLTLPVFDALAEAGVTLVPQDGSGVVPGLDALIHSSAVEQSNPDFARAQALGITRIRRGSFLAKLAAERRAIAIAGTSGKSTVTAMVAHILVDAGFDPSFLGGGAAASLDGAFPPGSLRVGGSDWFVVETDESDGSVAEFSPAIATLTNLTRDHKEMDVTTGLFARLLEQTRERAVLHVGDPALAAVPRPDRLPFLTVAVEGDPVWIHADLVARSVRLEPGAVWFEIGGTEINVPFPGILTVQNAALAIATAHAAGISVGRAARSLESFAGVRRRLERIGSADGIEVFDDFAHNPVKIRMAIEALRPRGALWIFYQPHGYGPTRFFRDELIETFREALRPEDRLLLAPIYDAGGTADRTIRSEHIADPLADAGISARVVSTRDEAARQIVAGTRRGDRVVVMGARDDTLPSFARAIQVALAARTGEPAAGRTQR